From a single Staphylococcus epidermidis genomic region:
- a CDS encoding peptide-methionine (S)-S-oxide reductase, with protein METVYFAGGCLWGTQAFFNTIPGVIQTEAGRANGTSKCLDAPYDGYAECVKIHFDPAKTSILMLMDYLFEMINPYSLNQQGQDKGQKYRTGVYSESSKHLNEVKDYIKRREDAKQVMVEVQPLSNYVKSAEEHQNHLEKFPEDYYLCHVPPALLNKYKK; from the coding sequence ATGGAAACGGTATATTTTGCTGGTGGATGTCTATGGGGAACTCAAGCTTTTTTTAATACGATTCCAGGAGTTATTCAAACAGAAGCTGGAAGGGCAAATGGAACGTCGAAATGTTTAGATGCTCCTTATGATGGCTATGCTGAATGTGTGAAGATACACTTTGATCCTGCAAAAACTTCAATACTTATGCTGATGGATTATTTGTTTGAAATGATAAATCCTTATAGTTTAAATCAACAAGGTCAAGACAAGGGTCAAAAATATCGAACAGGTGTGTATAGTGAAAGTTCGAAGCATTTAAATGAAGTAAAAGACTACATTAAGCGCAGGGAAGACGCGAAACAAGTAATGGTCGAAGTACAACCTCTAAGTAATTATGTGAAGAGTGCAGAAGAACATCAGAATCATCTTGAGAAATTTCCGGAGGATTATTATTTATGTCATGTTCCTCCAGCATTGCTTAATAAATACAAGAAATAA